A part of Gossypium hirsutum isolate 1008001.06 chromosome A07, Gossypium_hirsutum_v2.1, whole genome shotgun sequence genomic DNA contains:
- the LOC107926677 gene encoding uncharacterized protein: protein MGELEEPMAESIKKMAGDSTTEFPSPSPNKRLKTLSKSIIEDEPGNHQPEQQRQQQAADDDDSDPEICGICLSDGGRRAIRGKINSCDHFFCFVCIMEWAKVESRCPMCKRRFTIIHRPPKEGVFASQRLVNIPQRDQVYHLSGNATSGPSDPYSEVKCSVCHGMTDESLLLLCDLCDSAAHTYCVGLGATVPDGDWFCHDCALSRSEHGKTDVDTETDNHMIAANYNVQLPSEEDVSIFDIVRDSNITPLEGHNASVSSCSNHSPPSIIPGWESSGADEVSRPSRNTVGKLTESGARTLRRCRNVQSRIQVLRENWCALQSRSLSFSSRMAESGGGSHGKGKVAAVCNPGSSESQPSISTSQHSTSQDSSIQPKEDLYDIDKAWKMMSIAKSMQKNCKTTNSLNRNSTKLPCLGSASKEAIRSSSLHILKIQQNETRNEERMGKQKQYGYHCHKREKEKCKSPEMEKQKRVVINTQPSERVPASHSLHFFPPSSSAKVQIENGCSRVNDLGPFVKIAQSRRRESSSTANTERGSCSTSLFGSVLRGSMDSLDSNLEAGVTKLDLPEGRTRLEKSCSKSKDRKDDNIESEIQALAKLNPGRSLDSNLEAGVNKLDIPEVRTRLEKSCSKSKDRKDDNAKSEIQALVKLNLKLLSQDKRLGVNIFKEIARLATHTILAAYGFQHSKSSIHSFPSPVCSHSNDINLQQKSTLMPNSCRECFYVFVKNVVSSIMVEKGLARSS, encoded by the exons ATGGGTGAACTTGAGGAACCAATGGCTGAGTCAATAAAAAAAATGGCGGGTGACTCAACAACCGAGTTCCCATCTCCTTCCCCAAACAAACGTCTCAAAACCTTATCCAAATCAATCATCGAAGACGAACCCGGTAATCATCAACCAGAACAACAACGACAACAACAAGCAGCGGACGATGATGATTCAGATCCGGAGATATGCGGGATATGCTTATCGGACGGTGGACGAAGAGCAATCAGGGGCAAAATCAACAGCTGCGATCATTTCTTCTGTTTCGTTTGTATCATGGAATGGGCTAAGGTGGAGTCCCGTTGCCCTATGTGCAAACGCAGGTTCACCATCATTCATAGACCGCCCAAGGAAGGTGTCTTTGCTTCCCAACGCCTCGTTAACATCCCTCAACGAGATCAG GTTTACCATCTCTCTGGAAATGCAACATCTGGGCCCTCTGATCCCTATTCAGAAGTTAAATGTAGCGTGTGCCATGGTATGACCGACGAAAGTCTTCTACTGCTTTGTGATCTCTGTGACTCTGCTGCTCATACATACTGTGTTGGCTTGGGTGCGACCGTACCTGATGGTGACTGGTTTTGTCATGATTGTGCTCTTTCTAGGTCTGAACATGGGAAAACTGATGTTGACACTGAAACTGACAATCATATGATCGCTGCTAACTATAATGTACAATTACCATCTGAGGAAGATGTTTCAATTTTCGATATAGTTCGAGATTCAAATATCACACCACTTGAAGGACATAATGCAAGTGTGTCTTCATGTTCTAATCATTCACCACCTAGTATCATCCCTGGATGGGAAAGCAGTGGGGCAGATGAAGTGAGTCGTCCTAGTAGGAATACTGTGGGTAAATTGACTGAATCAGGTGCAAGAACATTGCGTCGTTGTCGCAATGTACAAAGCCGTATACAGGTTCTTCGTGAAAATTGGTGTGCACTGCAAAGTAGATCATTAAGTTTCTCTTCTCGTATGGCTGAATCTGGTGGTGGAAGTCATGGGAAAGGTAAGGTTGCTGCAGTATGTAATCCTGGATCAAGTGAATCACAACCGTCAATTTCAACAAGTCAACATTCAACTTCTCAAGACAGTTCTATTCAGCCTAAGGAAGATTTGTATGATATTGATAAGGCATGGAAAATGATGAGTATTGCAAAGTCAATGCAAAAGAATTGTAAGACAACTAATAGTCTTAACCGGAACTCAACAAAACTCCCCTGCCTCGGAAGTGCTTCAAAAGAGGCAATCAGAAGTTCAAGTCTTCATATATTGAAAATTCAGCAAAATGAAACTAGGAATGAGGAAAGAATGGGAAAACAGAAGCAGTATGGGTATCATTGTCACAAGAGGGAAAAGGAAAAGTGCAAATCTCCTGAGATGGAAAAGCAAAAGAGGGTGGTTATAAATACACAACCCAGTGAGAGAGTTCCTGCTTCTCATTCACTTCATTTTTTTCCACCTTCATCATCTGCAAAGGTCCAAATTGAAAATGGTTGCTCTCGTGTAAATGATCTGGGCCCATTTGTGAAAATTGCACAAAGTAGACGTCGAGAATCATCATCAACGGCAAACACGGAGCGTGGATCTTGTTCAACTAGTTTGTTTGGTTCAGTGCTAAGAGGATCTATGGATTCTTTAGATTCCAACTTGGAGGCAGGTGTAACTAAGTTAGATTTACCGGAGGGGAGAACGAGGTTGGAGAAGAGTTGTTCCAAAAGCAAGGATAGAAAAGATGATAATATCGAAAGTGAGATTCAGGCGCTTGCTAAACTCAATCCAGGGCGTTCTTTGGATTCCAACTTGGAGGCAGGTGTAAATAAGTTAGATATACCGGAGGTGAGAACAAGGTTGGAGAAGAGTTGTTCCAAAAGTAAGGATAGAAAAGATGATAATGCCAAAAGTGAGATCCAGGCCCTTGTTAAACTCAATCTAAAGCTCCTAAGCCAAGACAAACGATTAG GAGTCAATATATTCAAGGAGATTGCTAGGCTTGCCACCCATACAATCTTGGCAGCATATGGTTTCCAGCACTCAAAATCCAGTATCCACTCTTTTCCAAGCCCGGTATGTAGCCATAGCAATGATATTAATCTGCAACAAAAATCTACTTTGATGCCAAATTCTTGTCGAGAATGTTTTTATGTATTTGTAAAGAATGTTGTTAGCTCCATTATGGTTGAGAAAGGTCTGGCTAGGTCATCATAA